Proteins encoded in a region of the Anopheles aquasalis chromosome 2, idAnoAquaMG_Q_19, whole genome shotgun sequence genome:
- the LOC126570038 gene encoding MFS-type transporter SLC18B1-like isoform X1, with translation MALDFTRRQWLTLMIMGLADFCNAICVSLQAPFFPNEAESKGATATEYGLVFGIFELVVFIISPLYGQYINRIGPKVLFNSGIFTTGTSAILFGLLDRVPGHVPFITLAFVIRIVEALGNAAFLTASFAIIAKEFPNNVATTFASLETCFGLGLIVGPMVGGALYSVGGYYLPFVVLGSALFITAILTLCILPKHPNDPTQNLEKSASLLTVLKIPGVVVCTLAICATSASIGFLSATMEPHLRQFDLSPILLGVVFVINGGVYALTAPVWGWSVDKFLNPKIVSSVGCFLVVGGFCMVGPASFIPLETTLTYVIVGLVLHGLGIAAVLVSSFTDALNTSIKKGLPDSIETYGLISGLWTSTFAFGAFVGPSVSGFLFDAIGFRASTLFIIGLQLVVGTITILFLFFERSPAPYKELSSVESLVKPTTGPQDGDSHNDTTASRTSSLDITYRGSKAGFSGSQSSLIGSWRPSVNNLLISNSYQSKQGHWARSVTELEANQGTQYGTHYGSFDARPGYHDTMA, from the exons ATGGCACTGGATTTCACACGCCGCCAGTGGCTGACACTGATGATTATGGGGCTGGCCGATTTCTGCAATGCCATCTGTGTCAGCTTACAGGCACCGTTCTTCCCCAACGAG GCTGAATCGAAAGGAGCGACCGCGACGGAGTACGGGCTAGTGTTTGGCATCTTCGAGCTGGTCGTGTTCATCATCTCGCCCCTCTACGGCCAGTACATCAACCGGATCGGGCCGAAAGTATTATTCAACAGTGGCATCTTCACGACGGGCACCTCCGCCATACTGTTCGGTCTGCTGGACCGTGTACCCGGCCACGTACCCTTCATTACGCTCGCGTTCGTCATACGCATCGTCGAGGCGCTCGGTAATGCGGCCTTCCTGACCGCGTCCTTTGCCATCATTGCCAAGGAGTTCCCAAACAATGTGGCCACCACGTTCGCCTCGCTCGAGACGTGCTTCGGTTTGGGCCTTATCGTGGGTCCGATGGTGGGCGGTGCGCTGTACAGTGTGGGTGGTTACTATCTGCCGTTCGTCGTCCTTGGATCGGCCCTGTTCATCACGGCCATCCTAACGCTCTGCATTCTACCGAAACACCCGAACGATCCGACACAAAATCTGGAAAAGTCCGCCTCGCTGCTGACTGTGCTCAAGATTCCCGGTGTCGTCGTGTGTACGCTGGCCATCTGCGCCACGAGTGCTTCGATCGGATTCCTAAGCGCAACCATGGAACCGCATCTGCGTCAGTTCGATCTTTCGCCGATACTGCTGG GTGTCGTGTTCGTCATTAACGGTGGAGTTTACGCTTTGACGGCTCCGGTCTGGGGCTGGAGCGTCGATAAGTTCCTCAACCCGAAAATCGTCTCCTCCGTCGGTTGCTTCCTGGTTGTCGGTGGGTTCTGCATGGTTGGACCAGCTTCATTCATTCCGCTGGAAAC AACACTAACCTACGTGATAGTTGGACTGGTGCTACATGGCCTCGGGATTGCAGCGGTGCTCGTCTCCAGCTTCACTGACGCACTGAACACATCGAT CAAAAAGGGTTTACCGGACAGTATCGAAACGTACGGGCTCATCTCCGGACTCTGGACCTCCACGTTCGCCTTCGGAGCCTTCGTCGGACCGTCCGTCAGTGGGTTCCTGTTCGATGCGATCGGTTTCCGTGCCTCGACACTGTTCATCATCGGTCTGCAGCTGGTCGTGGGCACGATCACCATtctgttcctcttcttcgaaCGCTCGCCGGCACCTTACAAGGAACTTTCCTCCGTTGAGTCACTGGTGAAACCCACGACGGGCCCGCAGGACGGCGATTCGCACAAcgacaccaccgccagccgTACCAGCAGTCTTGACATCACGTACCGCGG CAGCAAGGCAGGATTCTCGGGCAGCCAGAGTTCGCTCATCGGTTCCTGGCGTCCCTCGGTAAACAATCTTCTAATCAGCAACAGCTATCAAAGCAAACAAGGACACTGGGCGCGCTCCGTGACCGA ACTCGAGGCAAACCAAGGCACGCAATACGGTACGCACTATGGGAGCTTCGATGCGAGACCGGGCTACCACGATACGATGGCATAG
- the LOC126570038 gene encoding MFS-type transporter SLC18B1-like isoform X2: MALDFTRRQWLTLMIMGLADFCNAICVSLQAPFFPNEAESKGATATEYGLVFGIFELVVFIISPLYGQYINRIGPKVLFNSGIFTTGTSAILFGLLDRVPGHVPFITLAFVIRIVEALGNAAFLTASFAIIAKEFPNNVATTFASLETCFGLGLIVGPMVGGALYSVGGYYLPFVVLGSALFITAILTLCILPKHPNDPTQNLEKSASLLTVLKIPGVVVCTLAICATSASIGFLSATMEPHLRQFDLSPILLGVVFVINGGVYALTAPVWGWSVDKFLNPKIVSSVGCFLVVGGFCMVGPASFIPLETTLTYVIVGLVLHGLGIAAVLVSSFTDALNTSIKKGLPDSIETYGLISGLWTSTFAFGAFVGPSVSGFLFDAIGFRASTLFIIGLQLVVGTITILFLFFERSPAPYKELSSVESLVKPTTGPQDGDSHNDTTASRTSSLDITYRGKAGFSGSQSSLIGSWRPSVNNLLISNSYQSKQGHWARSVTELEANQGTQYGTHYGSFDARPGYHDTMA, translated from the exons ATGGCACTGGATTTCACACGCCGCCAGTGGCTGACACTGATGATTATGGGGCTGGCCGATTTCTGCAATGCCATCTGTGTCAGCTTACAGGCACCGTTCTTCCCCAACGAG GCTGAATCGAAAGGAGCGACCGCGACGGAGTACGGGCTAGTGTTTGGCATCTTCGAGCTGGTCGTGTTCATCATCTCGCCCCTCTACGGCCAGTACATCAACCGGATCGGGCCGAAAGTATTATTCAACAGTGGCATCTTCACGACGGGCACCTCCGCCATACTGTTCGGTCTGCTGGACCGTGTACCCGGCCACGTACCCTTCATTACGCTCGCGTTCGTCATACGCATCGTCGAGGCGCTCGGTAATGCGGCCTTCCTGACCGCGTCCTTTGCCATCATTGCCAAGGAGTTCCCAAACAATGTGGCCACCACGTTCGCCTCGCTCGAGACGTGCTTCGGTTTGGGCCTTATCGTGGGTCCGATGGTGGGCGGTGCGCTGTACAGTGTGGGTGGTTACTATCTGCCGTTCGTCGTCCTTGGATCGGCCCTGTTCATCACGGCCATCCTAACGCTCTGCATTCTACCGAAACACCCGAACGATCCGACACAAAATCTGGAAAAGTCCGCCTCGCTGCTGACTGTGCTCAAGATTCCCGGTGTCGTCGTGTGTACGCTGGCCATCTGCGCCACGAGTGCTTCGATCGGATTCCTAAGCGCAACCATGGAACCGCATCTGCGTCAGTTCGATCTTTCGCCGATACTGCTGG GTGTCGTGTTCGTCATTAACGGTGGAGTTTACGCTTTGACGGCTCCGGTCTGGGGCTGGAGCGTCGATAAGTTCCTCAACCCGAAAATCGTCTCCTCCGTCGGTTGCTTCCTGGTTGTCGGTGGGTTCTGCATGGTTGGACCAGCTTCATTCATTCCGCTGGAAAC AACACTAACCTACGTGATAGTTGGACTGGTGCTACATGGCCTCGGGATTGCAGCGGTGCTCGTCTCCAGCTTCACTGACGCACTGAACACATCGAT CAAAAAGGGTTTACCGGACAGTATCGAAACGTACGGGCTCATCTCCGGACTCTGGACCTCCACGTTCGCCTTCGGAGCCTTCGTCGGACCGTCCGTCAGTGGGTTCCTGTTCGATGCGATCGGTTTCCGTGCCTCGACACTGTTCATCATCGGTCTGCAGCTGGTCGTGGGCACGATCACCATtctgttcctcttcttcgaaCGCTCGCCGGCACCTTACAAGGAACTTTCCTCCGTTGAGTCACTGGTGAAACCCACGACGGGCCCGCAGGACGGCGATTCGCACAAcgacaccaccgccagccgTACCAGCAGTCTTGACATCACGTACCGCGG CAAGGCAGGATTCTCGGGCAGCCAGAGTTCGCTCATCGGTTCCTGGCGTCCCTCGGTAAACAATCTTCTAATCAGCAACAGCTATCAAAGCAAACAAGGACACTGGGCGCGCTCCGTGACCGA ACTCGAGGCAAACCAAGGCACGCAATACGGTACGCACTATGGGAGCTTCGATGCGAGACCGGGCTACCACGATACGATGGCATAG